Within Anaeromyxobacter diazotrophicus, the genomic segment CTCGCCGGGCTCGCCGAGCGCGGCGAGCCGGAGCTGCGGCGCCACTGCCTGGCGGTGCTGGCGCGGCGGAGGAAGGGGGCCGGGCATGCCGGTGCGCCTTGACGAGGAGCTGGCGCGCGCGCAGTCGAGCCTCTCGCGCGCCATCGGCCGGGCGCGCGCCGGCGAGGACCGGGAGCTCGCGCAGAAGGTCCGCGAGGGCGGCGAGGCGCTGGCGAGCGTGCTGTGCGGGCTGCTCAAGATGAGCCGCGTGCACGCCGCCGACAACCGCGCCTTCGACGCGCCGGTGGCGGAACTCTCGCGCGTGGTCGCCGGCCTGCACGAGCTGCTCGGGACGCTCCAGCTCGTCACGGTGGAGGACCAGGTCTACCTGAACGACTTCCGGGTGCGCACCGAGGGCAAGGCCGGCGTGCGCGACCTGGGCGCCGAGCTCGCCAAGCACAACGTGGGCGGGGTCGCGGTGCACGCCCCGCTCGACGGGCCGGCGGTGCGCGCCCTGGTGACCGCCTTCGCGGAGCGGCCGGCCGAGTCCGGGCCGCGCACGGCGCTCGCGGCGGGCCTCGCCATGCGCGGGGTGCGCGCGGTGGAGCTCCTGCCGCGCTTCCGCTTCCGCGCGCAGAGCGAGGGGGAGCAGGCGGCGATCGACCCGGCCGAGGCGCTGCGGCGCGCGCTCCGCCTGTGCGAGGAGAGCTTCGACCAGCTCGCCGCCGGGCGGGTGGTGAACCCGCTCCCCCTGCGGCGCGCGGTGGTCGAGCTGATCACGGTCGGCCCGGCGACGCCCGAGCTGTGGGAGCACCTCGGCGAGGCGCTGCCGCACGCCAGCCACGCGGCGACGGTCGCCCTGCTGGCGCTGCTCGTCGGCCGCGCCGCCGGCTTCGGCCAGGCGGTGCTCCAGGACCTGGGGCTGGCCGCCCTGCTCCACGACACCGGCTACGCCCAGCTTCCGGCCGAGGTGGCCCAGGGCCCGGACGGCCTCGCGCGGCATCCGGGGGAGGGGGCGCGCATCCTCCTCCGGCAGCGCGGCTTCAACGCGGCCAAGCTGCGGCGCCTGCGCGCCGTGCTCGATCACCACCGCGATCACGCCGCGCCGGGAGGCGCGCCCTCGATCCTGGGCGAGATCCTGCGCCTCGCCGAGGACTACACGACGCTGCTCCGCCTGCACGGCGCGCGCATCTCGCCCGCCGACGCGCTCGGCGCGATGGCGCGGGCGGCGGGCCGGCTCTACCAGCCGGCGCTCGTGCAGCTCCTGGTGAACGTCCTCGGCCGATACCCGCCCGGGACACTGCTGGAGCTGGACGACGGTCGGTACGCGCGGTCCATCTCGCCCGTCCGCAGCCGCGAGACGTTCGCCCAGCCGTTCGTGCGGGTCTACGACCTGCGCACGCGCGCGCTCAGCGCCGAGCGGCTGGACCTGGCGCTCTGCGGCGCGGTGCGGCGGACCCTCCCCGGGTGACCGCCCGCGATCCCTTTCGAGGCCGTCCACTGAGAGTGGCATGGCGCTTGGGTAGGACAGGTCTCCTGGGCCTCCGCCTGCACGCTTTGCGCGCGGCGCGGGGCCGCGACTCCGGGGGAGGAAGAACCGATGACCTCGATCAAGCGCATCCTGGTCCCGATCGACTTCTCGCCCTCGTCCCGGGCGGCGCTCGGCCACGCGCTCGCCCTGCGGTCGGCGTTCGGGGCCGGCGTCAGCGTGCTCCACGTCCACGAGCCTTCGGGGTTCGTAGGGGCCGACTCGCTCGCCCTCATGCCCATCGATCACCCGAGCGGGCGCTGGGAGCTGGTGCGCGTCGAGATCCTGCGCGAGCTGGAGCAGTTCCTGGGAATCGAGCGGCCCGGGCTCGACGAGGTGCGCGTCGAGGCGGGGGTGCCCGCGGACGTCATCCCGGAGGTGGCGCGCGACGGGGGCTTCGACCTCGTGCTCATGGGCACGCACGGGCAAGGGCCCGTCTCGCGCCTGGCGCTGGGGGGCGTGGCGGAGGCGGTGGTGCGCAAGGCGCACTGCCTGGTCATGACGCTGCGCCTGCCCGGCCGCGTCGCGCGCGAGGCGCTCTGCATGTAGCCCCTGGCGCCTCCTCGGCGCGGCGGTGGCCTCCCCCTTGCTATCCGACCCGGTGGGGGGGAGATGCCCAAGCACACGGTGCAGCGGTACATGACGGTGAGCCCGGTCGTGATCCCGAGCCACCGGACGCTCGCCGACGCGCACCAGCTCATGCGCGAGCGCGGCATCCGGCACCTCCCGGTGGTCGAGGGCGCTCGGCTCGTCGGCGTCGTCTCGCAGCGCGACCTCTACCTCATCCAGACGCTCCGCGGCGTCGACGCGGGCGCCGAGCCGGTCTCCGAGGCGATGAACGCCGAGCCGTACGCCGTGCCCCCCGAGGCGCCGCTGGAGGAGGTGGCGCGCGAGATGGCGGCCCACAAGTACGGCGCGGCGGTGGTGGTGCAGCGGGGCGAGGTGGTCGGGATCTTCACCACCGTCGACGCGCTGCGAGCCCTCGCCTCGGTGCTCCGGCGCGGCCGCCCTGCGGCCCCGCCGCGCCCTCCGGCGCGGGCGACCGAGCCGCGGTGAAGTCGCGGCGCGGGGACGCAAGCCGTGCGTCGGCCGCCGGGGGCAGCGCAACCTTGGCGTGACAAACTGCGGGAATTCGCGGGATTAGGCCCCGGCATGCGGCGTGTAAAGGCGGGTGGGCGCGAAAGGAAGAGGCCCTGCCGCCTTCGAAGGTCACGCCGAAATGAGCCGTATTGAAGCCGAGGCCCGCAACCTCCTGCTCAAGCGCCGCGAGTCGCTGTGCCGGGGGCCCATGGAGTCCCAGCGGGGCGACCCCACCTCGAGCTGGCGCGACTGGGAATCCCAGGTCGAGCCGATCGCCGAGCCGGCGCGGCGCGAGCTGGCGGACATCGAGGAGGCGCTCCGGCGCATCGAGGAGGGCAGCTACGGGCGCTGCGTGGCGTGCGGCGGCCCGATGGGCCTGCAGCGCATCCGCGCCATCCCCGAGGCGCGCTACTGCGTCACCTGCAGCGGGCACCGCGACCTGGGCTGATCGCGTGAGCGCCGCGGCGGTGCTTCACCCCGGGAGGGTGGAGATCGCCCTGCAGGCGCGTTAGACCCTGGCGGTGGACGAACACGCTCCCGGCACCTCGACGGTCTACGCCTACCCCCTCGGCGACGCGCTCTACCTGAACGTCACGAGCGCGTGCACGCTGGCGTGCACCTTCTGCCCCAAGATCCGCGACGACGACTGGGTAGTGGGCGGCTTCGACCTGAAGCTGCGCGGCAATCCGACGGCCGACGAGGTGTGGGCCCAGGCGCTCTCCGCCGGGCTGTCCGGCCGCTCCGAGGTGGTCTTCACGGGGCTGGGCGAGCCGACGCGGCGCCTGCCGGTCGTGCTGGAGCTGGCGCGCCGGCTCCGGGCGGCTGGGGTGCGGCGCATCCGACTCGACACGGATGGGCTGGCGAGCCTGCGCGAAGGGCGCGACGTCGTCCCCGAGCTCGTGGCGGCCGGCCTCGACGCGGTGAGCGTCTCGCTCAACGCCCCGGACGCCGCCACCTACGCCCGCATCTGCCCGAACCGGTTCGGCGAGCGCGCGTACGCGGCCTGCCAGGAGTTCATCCGCGCCTGCGTCGCCGCGCGGCTCGAGACGGCGGCGAGCTGCGTGGCCCTCCCGGAGCTCTCGGAGGCGGCCTGCCGCGCCGTCGCCGAGGGGCTCGGGGCGCGGTTCCGCTGGCGGCCGTACGATCGGCTCGGCCGCTTGCCCGAGCCCAAGGCGCAACCTGCCTGAGGGCCGCGCGTCTTCACGCGGCGCGCGGGCAAACCTGCTGGACCCGCGCACAAAACCCGTGCATAACATGCGGCGGCGCGCATCATTTGCGGAGCTGCGCCGCCTGAAAGGCAGGCATGACCGTCGGCAAGACCGGCCCGCGCGCGACCAAGGAGCGCATCCTCGTCGTCGACGACGAGCAGAACGCCCGGGTGGCGCTCAGGACCATCCTCTCCGAGGAGGGGTACGAGATCGCCGAGGCGGCGGACGGGGAGGAGGCGCTGGCGCTGCTGGCCGGCTTCGCCCCCGCCGCCATCCTGGCCGACGTGCGCATGCCGCGCATGGACGGGCTCACGCTCCTGAAGCGCGCCCGCGAGGCGGGCTCGGACGCGGTGTTCGTCATGATGACCGCGTTCGCGAGCGTGGAGGCCGCCGTCGAGGCGATGCGGTCCGGGGCCGAGAACTACCTGGTGAAGCCGCTCGACGTGAACGCGGTGCTGGTGGTGCTCGAGAAGGCGCTCGAGAAGCTCCGGCTGCAGCGCGACACCGCCAACCTGCGCGAGCGCGTCCGCGAGCGGTACCGCTTCCACAACATCGTGGGCGACGCGCCCGAGCTGCAGGCGGTCTACGAGGTGGTGAAGCGCGCCGCGCCCACCAAGGCCACCGTGCTCATCCTCGGCGAGTCCGGCACGGGGAAGGAGCTCATCGCCCAGGCGCTGCACGAGGAGTCGCCGCGCCACGACAAGCCGTTCATCAAGGTGAACTGCGCCGCGCTGTCCGAGACGCTGCTCGAGAGCGAGCTCTTCGGGCACGAGAAGGGCTCGTTCACCGGCGCCATCGGCCGCAAGGAGGGGCGGTTCGAGCTGGCCGACGGCGGCACGCTCTTCCTCGACGAGATCGGCGACATCTCGCCCACCCTGCAGATCAAGCTCCTGCGCGTCCTGCAGCAGAAGGAGTTCGAGCGCGTCGGCGGCACCCAGACCATCAAGGTGGACGTGCGGGTGGTGACGGCCACGAACCGCGACCTCGCCGCCGAGGTGAAGACGGGGAAGTTCCGCGAGGACCTCTACTACCGGCTCAACGTGGTGGCGGTGACGCTGCCGCCGCTGCGCGCGCGCAAGGGGGACATCCCGGCGCTCGTCTCGCACTTCGTGGAGAAGTACTCGAAGGCCTACGGCAAGGAGATCCGCGGCCTCGCCCCCGGCACGCTCAACGCGCTGCTCAGCCACGACTGGCCGGGCAACGTGCGCGAGCTGGAGAACGTGGTGGAGCGCGCGGTGGTGCTGTGCAAGGGCCCCGAGCTCACCGCCGACGACCTCCCGCCCACCCTGCGCGGCCCGCGCCCCCGCGAGCGCGCCCCCGGCGCCCTCATCCCCGGCGCCACCCTCTACGAGATCGAGCGCGAGGCCATCCTGCGCACCCTGGAGATGGTCGGCGGCTCGACCTCCCGCGCGGCCGAGATCCTCGGCATCAGCGTCCGCAAGATCCAGTACCGCCTGAAGGAGTACGCCGGGGGCGCCCCTCCGGCCGACCACGCCGAGACCGAGGGTGCCGGCGACGGCGGGCCGGAGCGCGCGGAGTAGGGCAGGGCGGGGAGCTACCGCGCCGCCGGCAGCCGGAGCGCGAAGCGCGCGCCGCCGCCCGGGGCGTCCTCGATGGTGATGCTGCCGCCGTGCTGCACCACGATGGCGTGGACGATGGAGAGGCCGAGCCCGGAGCCCTGCGCCTTGGTGGTGAAGAACGGCTCGAAGATGCGGTCGCGCAGCTCCGGCGCGATGCCGGGCCCGGAGTCGTCCACGTAGATCGCCACCTCGCCGGAGGCCGGCTCCTCGACCTGGCAGGAGACGCGCACCGTCCCGCCGCGGCCGACCGCGTCGAGCGCGTTGAGCGCCAGGTTCATCACCACCTGCCGCAGGCGCTCCTCGTCGCCCGCCACCCGCGGCACCGGCTGGAGGTCGCGCTCGAGCGCGATGTGGCGCCGCTCCGCCTCGCCCTCCAGGAGGTCGAGCACCTTGGTGAGGACCGTCGCCACCTCCACCGGGTGCGGCTGGAACTCGCGCGGGCGGGCGAACTGGAGGAAGTCCTCGAGGATGTGGTCGAGCCGCCGGATCTCGTCGCGCACGAGCTGGAGCGGCTCGAGCAGGGGCGGCTGGGTGGCCGCCGGCAGCCGCTGCAGGCGGCGCTCGAGGACGGTGAGCTGGAGCGCGGCGGCGTTGAGGGGGTTGCGGATCTCGTGGGAGAGCCCGGCCGTCATCGTCCCCACCGCCGCCAGCTTCTCGGCCATCTGGGCGCGGCGCGACAGCTCGCGCTTCTCGCCGTGCAGCCGCACCTGCCGCATCGCCTGCTCGACGGTGACGAGCAGCTCCTGGGTGGCGCACGGCTTCACCAGGTAGGCGCAGGCGCCGGCGCGCACCGCCGCCACCGCCGACTCCAGGGTGGCGAAGCCGGTGAGGAGCACCACCTCGCCGTCGGGGGCCACCTCCTTGAGCTGCGGCGCGAGCGCGGTGCCGTCGCCGTCGGGGAGCCGCAGGTCGACGAGCGCCACGTCGAAGCCCTGCTCGCGCGCGCCGTGCAGCGCCTCGGCGCAGGTGCCGTGCCCGCGCACGGCGTAGCCGGCCTCCTCCAGGATCTCGGTGAGGTTCTCGACCAGGGTGGCGTTGTCGTCCACGACGAGGACGCGCGGGCGGTCGTGCAGCTGGCTCATGCGCGGCTCCCGTGCGGCGAGGCGTGGCGCCGCTCCACCTCGGCCAGCAGGGCGGCGGTGTCGAACGGCTTCGCGAAGACCGCCGCGGCCGGCACCGGCGGCGGCGCGTCGTAGGCGCTCTGCACGATGAGCGGCAGGCCCGGGTACTTGGCCGCCAGCCGCAGCATCGCCTCGCCGTCCGGGCCCCCGGGCAGGCGCAGGTCGACGAGCGCGCAGCACGGCACGACCGGGCCGAGCCGGTCGGTCTCCAGCACCGAGGCGGCGGTGACGGCCGAGAACCCGCGCGCGCGGAGCGCCTCGCACAGGTTGTCGCGCAGCGCCGCGTCGTCCTCGACCACGGCCACCAGGCCCCCGCGGCGCGCCACCGCGAGCAGGTCGAGCAGGCGCGCGATCGGGACCGGCTTCGACAGGACCGCCAGCAGCCCCTCCCGCCGCGCCGCCTCGAGCTCGCGGTCCTCCACGTGCGCCGTCACCACCAGGGCCGGCAGCTCCGGGTCGACGCGGCGGATCCGGTGCACGAGTTCGGCGCCGCCCATGAGCGGCATGCGCATGTCGGTGACGAGCGCGTCGAAGCGCCGCCGCGCCACCTGCTCCAGGGCCGGCCCGCCGCCCTCCGCCACCGTCACCTCGGCCCCCTGGTCGCGGAGGATCTCGCCCAGGTTCTCCGCGAAGGCGCGGTTGTCGTCGACGATGAGGTAGTGGCGCATGGCCGTCGAGGCGGAGGTCACGCCGGCAGGTGCACCAGGAAGCGCGCGCCGCCGCCGGCCGGCGGCTCGTAGGCGACCGAGCCGCCGTGCCGCTCCACGATGCGCTTCACGAGCGCGAGCCCCAGGCCGATGCCGCGCTCCTTGGTGGTGATGAGCGGCTCGAAGAGGCGGCGCGCCACCGCCGGGTCGACCCCCGGCCCGCTGTCCTCCACCGCCACGGTGATCCGGCCGTCCTCGCGGCTGGCCGCGATGGACAC encodes:
- a CDS encoding universal stress protein; translated protein: MTSIKRILVPIDFSPSSRAALGHALALRSAFGAGVSVLHVHEPSGFVGADSLALMPIDHPSGRWELVRVEILRELEQFLGIERPGLDEVRVEAGVPADVIPEVARDGGFDLVLMGTHGQGPVSRLALGGVAEAVVRKAHCLVMTLRLPGRVAREALCM
- a CDS encoding HD-GYP domain-containing protein, with the protein product MPVRLDEELARAQSSLSRAIGRARAGEDRELAQKVREGGEALASVLCGLLKMSRVHAADNRAFDAPVAELSRVVAGLHELLGTLQLVTVEDQVYLNDFRVRTEGKAGVRDLGAELAKHNVGGVAVHAPLDGPAVRALVTAFAERPAESGPRTALAAGLAMRGVRAVELLPRFRFRAQSEGEQAAIDPAEALRRALRLCEESFDQLAAGRVVNPLPLRRAVVELITVGPATPELWEHLGEALPHASHAATVALLALLVGRAAGFGQAVLQDLGLAALLHDTGYAQLPAEVAQGPDGLARHPGEGARILLRQRGFNAAKLRRLRAVLDHHRDHAAPGGAPSILGEILRLAEDYTTLLRLHGARISPADALGAMARAAGRLYQPALVQLLVNVLGRYPPGTLLELDDGRYARSISPVRSRETFAQPFVRVYDLRTRALSAERLDLALCGAVRRTLPG
- a CDS encoding sensor histidine kinase, whose product is MSQLHDRPRVLVVDDNATLVENLTEILEEAGYAVRGHGTCAEALHGAREQGFDVALVDLRLPDGDGTALAPQLKEVAPDGEVVLLTGFATLESAVAAVRAGACAYLVKPCATQELLVTVEQAMRQVRLHGEKRELSRRAQMAEKLAAVGTMTAGLSHEIRNPLNAAALQLTVLERRLQRLPAATQPPLLEPLQLVRDEIRRLDHILEDFLQFARPREFQPHPVEVATVLTKVLDLLEGEAERRHIALERDLQPVPRVAGDEERLRQVVMNLALNALDAVGRGGTVRVSCQVEEPASGEVAIYVDDSGPGIAPELRDRIFEPFFTTKAQGSGLGLSIVHAIVVQHGGSITIEDAPGGGARFALRLPAAR
- a CDS encoding sigma-54-dependent transcriptional regulator, with the translated sequence MTVGKTGPRATKERILVVDDEQNARVALRTILSEEGYEIAEAADGEEALALLAGFAPAAILADVRMPRMDGLTLLKRAREAGSDAVFVMMTAFASVEAAVEAMRSGAENYLVKPLDVNAVLVVLEKALEKLRLQRDTANLRERVRERYRFHNIVGDAPELQAVYEVVKRAAPTKATVLILGESGTGKELIAQALHEESPRHDKPFIKVNCAALSETLLESELFGHEKGSFTGAIGRKEGRFELADGGTLFLDEIGDISPTLQIKLLRVLQQKEFERVGGTQTIKVDVRVVTATNRDLAAEVKTGKFREDLYYRLNVVAVTLPPLRARKGDIPALVSHFVEKYSKAYGKEIRGLAPGTLNALLSHDWPGNVRELENVVERAVVLCKGPELTADDLPPTLRGPRPRERAPGALIPGATLYEIEREAILRTLEMVGGSTSRAAEILGISVRKIQYRLKEYAGGAPPADHAETEGAGDGGPERAE
- a CDS encoding TraR/DksA family transcriptional regulator; this encodes MSRIEAEARNLLLKRRESLCRGPMESQRGDPTSSWRDWESQVEPIAEPARRELADIEEALRRIEEGSYGRCVACGGPMGLQRIRAIPEARYCVTCSGHRDLG
- a CDS encoding response regulator; translated protein: MRHYLIVDDNRAFAENLGEILRDQGAEVTVAEGGGPALEQVARRRFDALVTDMRMPLMGGAELVHRIRRVDPELPALVVTAHVEDRELEAARREGLLAVLSKPVPIARLLDLLAVARRGGLVAVVEDDAALRDNLCEALRARGFSAVTAASVLETDRLGPVVPCCALVDLRLPGGPDGEAMLRLAAKYPGLPLIVQSAYDAPPPVPAAAVFAKPFDTAALLAEVERRHASPHGSRA
- a CDS encoding CBS domain-containing protein, giving the protein MPKHTVQRYMTVSPVVIPSHRTLADAHQLMRERGIRHLPVVEGARLVGVVSQRDLYLIQTLRGVDAGAEPVSEAMNAEPYAVPPEAPLEEVAREMAAHKYGAAVVVQRGEVVGIFTTVDALRALASVLRRGRPAAPPRPPARATEPR
- a CDS encoding TatD family nuclease-associated radical SAM protein: MDEHAPGTSTVYAYPLGDALYLNVTSACTLACTFCPKIRDDDWVVGGFDLKLRGNPTADEVWAQALSAGLSGRSEVVFTGLGEPTRRLPVVLELARRLRAAGVRRIRLDTDGLASLREGRDVVPELVAAGLDAVSVSLNAPDAATYARICPNRFGERAYAACQEFIRACVAARLETAASCVALPELSEAACRAVAEGLGARFRWRPYDRLGRLPEPKAQPA